ACAATAAAAGGAGTATTGTTCAGTAACCTGGATATGCTATGATTTTCTGTCTTCCAGTCTTCAAGACATTTGACAAAGACAATGATGGCTACGTCAGTATGAAAGAATGGATCCAGGGACTGTCTGTTTTCCTTCGAGGGACCTTGGATGaaaaaatcaaatgtgagcCCTcatcccaaacacacaaaaaaatcagacttGTAATTTGTATGATCCCGGTAATAACCCTCACCTCCTCTGCGCATCTCAGACTGCTTTCACGTCTATGACTTCAACGGTGACAACTACATCTCCAGAGAGGAGATGTTTCGCATGCTGAAGAACAGCCTGATCAGTAAGCCCACAGAGGAGGACCCAGACGAAGGAATCAAAGACCTGGTGGAGATCACACTCAAGATGATGGTGAGGCATCTATAAAACGTTTATTAACTTCTGTGTTCCCCAGACTGCCTCCACACTTCAGATTTAATGTTTCAGAGCAAGCAaagcacattcattttcatttctttcacagGACCACGACCATGATGGCAGACTATCTTTTGCTGACTTTGAAAAGGCAGTGAAAGAGGAGAATCTGTTACTTGAGGCTTTTGGAAACTGCCTCCCTGACGCCACGGTAACCAATTCTTGTTTCTTTGAAACTGTTAAAACTTATTTTCCAAAAGGGAGATTTTTACTCTTATTatattctctttgtttttttttttacagagcgTTGAGAAATTTGAGCACGACGTATTGCAGGAACAACTGGAACAATGAAGAAAGCATattcttgtgtgttttcagctgttgtttttaataaaaaaaaaagttaaaacaagcTGAAGAGAGAAACTGTTCACTTTTGAAAGTAGTTGCAGTAATATCTCAATGTCAGCTTGCTTGATCATATCCGCCGACGTAGTTTCACCTTTTTCGCTACTGGTTTAATGTTGGGTACAGATTCCAcctgaaaaacatgacacaaatgaTTCTAGTGAGACGAATGAGGGGATTTGGAGTGCGGCGaagaatttgttttattctgaatttACAGCCTACCTGTTTCATTGTGTTCCTGATCAGGCTCACAGTTGTGTTCAGTGACACATCCTCCATGTCTAGTTGAGCTGGCTCCGGTAGCTTTGGCCCAATGAGTGGCTCATTGCTTCTGGGCACATCAGTCAGCGAGGGCTCGGCAGCCTCCGCCATCTTGCGTTTCCTGCTCTCCAAGTGCGTGGTCCGTGGGACAAATCTGACTGCGGGAGGCTGATTTGAGGCGagtctgtgttctgtgtctctgtctttgtgggaAGAGGTTTGGCTGGAGCTTGAACCCTGCAGTGGCTGCTGATTTATGTCAATGATGGCATTATGTAATGTCCCCATTTTATCCTCTGTTGGTCTAGTACCATGCTGATTTGTATGTCTGTGGTAATGATATTCCTGGGGAGGTAATGGCAGTAGAGGAAAGCTCCAAAAATGGCTGTTGTTTGAAGTCTCCCCTGTATCATCACTGCGAGAAGTTTTATGATGTCTGGTGGCGGTCGTCTGTGACGTGGTGGCTGTGTCTGATGAGGCTGGCTCCTCGTTTACTGCCTCCTTctgttccttttccttttctcttgcTTTGTGACAATAatattagagaaaaaaaaaacagcatcagacaaaacagaaaaacatctaCAACATATGAGCGCTTCAAAGATGCAATACCTGTAGAATAGAgggtatttattttatttcctttaagaGCAAAGTGTACCTTTATTATGAACAGTCCTTATTACATAtctcctcctgtcctgcagCTTCAGCCTGGTGTCTTCCACAGTCTCATATTCTGGGACGTAGCACACATGCAGCACGCCTCCATAGAAACTCTTCTCATCCATGCGTCGTTTGGctgctctgaaacacaaaccGTTTGAACAAAATTATCCAGCGAGCCTTTCCAGTGTTGCAAACAAGTGCAGTTTAATGGACAGCAGGGTAGGTCACAGCCCGAACCTGGCGCTGGTGAGTTTCTGGAACTTGACCAGGTAGACCTCAGTGAACTCCTCAGCAGGGTACTCATCCAGCGGCCTGTATTCCTCCACAGCTCCGTACAGGGCACACAGCTGGATCAGCTCTGTCATCACTCCGATAGCTGGGACCCCTTGGACCATCAGGTAACGAGACTCTAAGTTGATGGTGTAAACCTGATCATGCACAGGACAAATGTAATCATATTTGCTTCGCGACGTATTAGCAACACGTAGCTAAATATATTGTTAAAATGAATTATGTAGCTACCTTGTAGCTAAGAGTGACACTGTCATAGCTAAAGACAAGTCACGTTTTTTCCACTAATACTTTCAAATTCTTACCTTAACAGCTTTAGCATTCCTTCCCTCTCTATACTTTGGTCGAGAAATGCACACTCTCCGTTGTTCGTGGTGTTTATAAATCTCTGGGACATCCCAACAGCCTGAACTCTTCCTGAAAGGGGCCGCCATGTTTCTGGTAATGATTTTCCGGTCgacaaaaattcaaaataagagcacattCTATCTCGGATACGCAGTCATCGGTTGCGTGTCTGTGCGCAgtatcttattttgaaatttgatCCGGCTCCGTATCAGCTGCTTTGGTCTAGCTGGGCACACTCGGAGCACATCGATCAACTATGAGTCTCTTGCAGAATTTGACGTTAGCAGTGCCACCTGACTTGTATTTGTTCATGTGAACACTATGTTCTGTAATCAGGGCAT
This window of the Acanthopagrus latus isolate v.2019 chromosome 3, fAcaLat1.1, whole genome shotgun sequence genome carries:
- the efcab1 gene encoding EF-hand calcium-binding domain-containing protein 1 — its product is MSEMTALTRKLIQTQADTISKQVDHFSKTEVKCLIRHYNQLLGQPAVPGRAVSGLDRGKFRSILHNIFRMTDDMIMDGVFKTFDKDNDGYVSMKEWIQGLSVFLRGTLDEKIKYCFHVYDFNGDNYISREEMFRMLKNSLISKPTEEDPDEGIKDLVEITLKMMDHDHDGRLSFADFEKAVKEENLLLEAFGNCLPDATSVEKFEHDVLQEQLEQ
- the rbm48 gene encoding RNA-binding protein 48, producing the protein MAAPFRKSSGCWDVPEIYKHHEQRRVCISRPKYREGRNAKAVKVYTINLESRYLMVQGVPAIGVMTELIQLCALYGAVEEYRPLDEYPAEEFTEVYLVKFQKLTSARAAKRRMDEKSFYGGVLHVCYVPEYETVEDTRLKLQDRRRYVIRTVHNKAREKEKEQKEAVNEEPASSDTATTSQTTATRHHKTSRSDDTGETSNNSHFWSFPLLPLPPQEYHYHRHTNQHGTRPTEDKMGTLHNAIIDINQQPLQGSSSSQTSSHKDRDTEHRLASNQPPAVRFVPRTTHLESRKRKMAEAAEPSLTDVPRSNEPLIGPKLPEPAQLDMEDVSLNTTVSLIRNTMKQVESVPNIKPVAKKVKLRRRI